Genomic segment of Paenibacillaceae bacterium GAS479:
TTAAAACCGAACTGTCCTATTACATAGCAGCTTCCAACCGCGATTAATCCAACCATTGTACCTTTTACAAAATCATGTACAGGAACCTCAAAATGGGAAACTAACAGGTAAGATACAAACAACAATGGGCTAATAATTCCGATTAAGTTTTTCATTTGAATTCCTCCAAAATTTAAAATTTATAAGCCTTCATCGCTTTGCGAAGTTCTTTGATCGTCGGGCGTTTGCCATACATCAGTACGCCGGTCCGGTATATTTTAGCCGACAGCCAGCCAAGCAAATAGATACTGACGAGCATGATGAGCAGCGAAACGCCGATCTCCCAATATTCCACATTGCCGACACCGGTACGAACAACCATTACATAGGGGGACAAGAACGGAATGAACGAGGTAACTTTGACAAGCATGCTATCTGGATTCGTCAGGTTGAACATACCGAGGTAGAAACCGCCGAGCGAAAGGAAGGTGAGCGGCATAACCGCTTGGCCGAGATCTTCCGTGCGGCTGACGATGGAGCCTACTGCTGCGTATAGCGTTGCATACAGGAAAAATCCTGTCAGGTAGAACAGCAGCGCGACGATCAGCAGATCAGAGCTTACATCGCTCAGGTTGATATTCATATTGCCGAGCGCTTCTTTGTTCGTTGGAATATTAACGTTGATGAATACTGTTCCTACATAAATCGCAATTTGCAAGAGACCAACTAGGAACATGCCGAAGATTTTACCGAACATGCTATTCAGCGGCGAGACGCTCGTGATGAGCACTTCCATAATGCGGGAGCTCTTCTCCGTTGTCACTTCGCTCGCAATTACCGTTCCTGTCGCCATGATCGTCATGAAGAGCAGGAACAGCATCCCATACACAAGACCCATGTTGACGCCCTGCTGAGTAGCTGTGCGCCCGCTCCCCTCGCCGCTGTCTGCATTGATCTGCAGCGTCGAAACCTCGACAGGTGTATAGAGCAGCTTCTTCTGCTCATCAGTCAGTCCCGCTGCATTGGACTTAACGATTTGCAAGCCGGTCCGCAGCTCCTCAGTAGCAGAGTCATCCATCATCTTCTCGGAGTTGTAAATGGCATCGTAGAAGCCGGTCGTCTTATTAGGCTTCAGCTGTAAATATCCGTCGATGCTTCCATCGGCAATCGCTCCTTTGAGCGTTGCCTCGTCGGCAGCCGTATCTCCGCTGCCTTCGATTGCAACCATCGCGAGCTTCCGGTTCTCCTTAGGCTGCGAGGCATAATATTCCTTTAGCCAAGCCCCGACCAGTGTTGGTGTAACCTTGCTCTCTACACTCTCGCTCTGCACGGAGACATAACCGATATTTTTGACGTCCGCCCCGCCGTCTCCCTTGAACAGCGAGATGATATACGGCAGATTGATAATTAGGGAAAGAATAATGACCAGAATAGTCGTCGTTACGATGAAGGCTTTGCCCTTCGTTTTATTGCGGAATGTAAACCCGGTTACTGTCCAAAAATCACTCATGGCTCTCACCTACCGTTTTAATAAAGATTTCGTTGAGCGTTGGCTCCATAATCTCGAATCGACTGATCTCCGACTGCGACATAGCGTGGCGCAGGATGCCCCGTCCAGATGCTTCATCAGCGATCCGGATTTCATAACCGCCTTGCTCAAGCAGCTTTACGCCAAGCACTCCAGGCAGTTGCTCCAGCCCTGTAATCTCGTTCTCCGCCGTCAGCCTTACCCGCTCCCTTGGGAATCTACTTTTGATCTCCTTCAAACTGCCCTTGACTTGTTCATTGGATCGATGCAGGATCGTAATGTTACGGCATAACTCCTCGACATGCTCCATGCGATGGGTAGAGAATAGAATGGTCGAGCCATTGTCACGCAGCTCTTTGACCGTGCTCTTGAGCAGCTCGACATTGACCGGATCAAGTCCGCTGAACGCTTCATCAAGAACGAGCAGCTGCGGGCTGTGGATAATCGTGGCGATGAACTGGATTTTCTGCTGGTTGCCCTTGGACAGCTCCTCGACCCGCTTGTCATAGTATTCCGGCACGTTAAAACGCTCTAGCCAGTTCTTGAGGC
This window contains:
- a CDS encoding ABC-2 type transport system permease protein, which gives rise to MSDFWTVTGFTFRNKTKGKAFIVTTTILVIILSLIINLPYIISLFKGDGGADVKNIGYVSVQSESVESKVTPTLVGAWLKEYYASQPKENRKLAMVAIEGSGDTAADEATLKGAIADGSIDGYLQLKPNKTTGFYDAIYNSEKMMDDSATEELRTGLQIVKSNAAGLTDEQKKLLYTPVEVSTLQINADSGEGSGRTATQQGVNMGLVYGMLFLLFMTIMATGTVIASEVTTEKSSRIMEVLITSVSPLNSMFGKIFGMFLVGLLQIAIYVGTVFINVNIPTNKEALGNMNINLSDVSSDLLIVALLFYLTGFFLYATLYAAVGSIVSRTEDLGQAVMPLTFLSLGGFYLGMFNLTNPDSMLVKVTSFIPFLSPYVMVVRTGVGNVEYWEIGVSLLIMLVSIYLLGWLSAKIYRTGVLMYGKRPTIKELRKAMKAYKF
- a CDS encoding ABC-2 type transport system ATP-binding protein, with the translated sequence MKPLVVDRIVKQYGDKTAVNGISLEVDRGEIYGLLGANGAGKTTTMRMVLGLIFPDEGQILYDGKPYSKEQLQRIGYLPEERGLYPKVKVSEQLVYLARLKGMTASAADKSLKNWLERFNVPEYYDKRVEELSKGNQQKIQFIATIIHSPQLLVLDEAFSGLDPVNVELLKSTVKELRDNGSTILFSTHRMEHVEELCRNITILHRSNEQVKGSLKEIKSRFPRERVRLTAENEITGLEQLPGVLGVKLLEQGGYEIRIADEASGRGILRHAMSQSEISRFEIMEPTLNEIFIKTVGESHE